The DNA region ATGAACAGCTGCGTGTTGCGGGCGATGCGCGCCGAGAAATCGGTCGGCAGCGCCAGGGCCTCGTCGAGCGCGTTGGTGTGCAGCGACTGGGTGTGGCCTTGCGTCGCCGCCATCGCCTCGATCGTGGTGCGCATCACATTGTTGAAGACGTCCTGCGCGGTCAGCGACCAGCCGGAGGTCTGGCAATGCGTGCGCAGCGACAGCGAGCGCGGGTCCTTCGGGTTGAACGGCTTCAGGAGCTTGGCCCAGAGCAGCCGGGCGGCGCGCATCTTGGCGACTTCCATGAAGAAGTTCATGCCGATCGCCCAGAAGAACGACAGCCGCGGCGCGAAGCGATCGACATCGAGGCCGGCGGCGAGGCCGGCGCGGAGATATTCGACGCCGTCGGCCAGCGTATAGGCGAGCTCGAGGTCCTGCGTCGCGCCGGCCTCCTGCATGTGATAGCCGGAGATGGAAATGGAATTGTATTTCGGCATCCGCTGCGAGGTGTAGGCGAAGATGTCGGAGATGATCCGCATCGAGGGCGTGGGCGGATAGATGTAGGTGTTGCGCACCATGAACTCTTTCAGAATATCGTTCTGAATGGTGCCCGACAGTTTTTCCGGCGGCACGCCCTGTTCCTCGGCGGCTGCGACGAACAGCGCGAGGATCGGCAGCACCGCGCCGTTCATGGTCATCGACACGCTCATCTGGTCGAGCGGGATGCCGGCGAACAGCGTGCGCATGTCGTAGATGGAATCGATCGCGACGCCGGCCATGCCGACGTCGCCGGAGACGCGCGGGTGATCCGAGTCATAGCCGCGGTGGGTGGCGAGATCGAACGCCACCGACAGGCCCTTCTGCCCGGCCGCGAGGTTGCGGCGATAGAAGGCGTTGGAATCCTCCGCCGTGGAGAAGCCGGCATATTGCCGGATGGTCCATGGCTGGTTGACATACATGGTCGGGTAGGGACCGCGCAGATAGGGCGCAATCCCCGGCCAGGTCTCGAGGAAGTCGATGCCCTCGAGGTCGGCCTCGCCGTAAACGGATTTCACCGGGATGCCCTCGGGCGTCAGCCACGGCTCTGCGCTCGCAGCCTGCGCCGCGGTGGCTACCGGCTGGAAGGCGACATCAGCGAAATTGGGAATGCGGGTCATTCCATCGTATCCTCTAGTCATGATCCGGATGCTGATGGCTGGCGATGGTCGCCATCTGCTCCGGTCCGTAATTCTGCATCGTGGTCTGGCTCGGCAGGTTGGCGATGCCGACCACCCAGCCGAGCCGGGATTCGGTTCCATATTGCCGCGTCGGCACCAGCCGGTCGGGCCGATCGAAGGTGCCGGTCATGAGCTCGATCCGTGGGCCGTCGATGCGGCGGAAGCTGAGCGGCGTGCCGCAGGCGGCGCAGAAATCACGCTCGGCGATGGATGAGGACTTGAACGCCGCCGGCTTGCCGCGGGTCCAGGTGAAGTCCTCCTTGTTGATGTCGGCGAAGGAGGCAAACGGCGCGCCGGACGCTTTCTGGCACATCCTGCAGTGGCAGATGCTGATCCGGTTCGGTGCCGCCGAGATCGCAAAGCGAACCGCGCCGCATTGGCAGCCGCCGGTCAGAACGGGTTTTGCTGGTGCCTCTGCCGTCATGCCTGCTCCATCCGCCTGTAAGCGTCGCGCAATGTCGCCAGCGCATCGCCGCTGGCGAAGACGAACTCACCGATGCCGGCCGCCCGCAACTCTGCTTCCTGGTCGCCGGGCCGCCCTGCCAGATAGATATGCCTCGCTCCGGCGCCTTGAAGGGCCTTGGCGGCGTCAACGGCGCTGGCGGCATAGACCTTGTCGGAGGAACAGATGCACGCCACCGTCGCGCCGGAGGCCTTGAAGGCTGCGGCCAGCGTTGCCGGATCGGCAAAGCCTTCGCTGTCGATCGCCTCGATGCCGCCGGTCTCGAAGAAGCTCTTGGCGAAGGTGGCACGGGCGGTGAAATCGGCCGGCGTGCCGAGATTGGCGAGGAAGATCTTTGGCCGCGCGCCACGCGCCTGCAGCGCGGCATCGGATGTGTCGCGCAGCGCCTCGAACGGCTCGGCAAGGCGCATCGGCGCGAGCGGATCGAACTTGATCTTTGCCTCGGGCAGGGGGCTGAGCGCGACCGGCGTCACATCCAGTACCGCGACCCCGGCTTCATGCAGGTTCGGGAATTCGCTGGCGCCAGTCAGCACGTCGCGGCGTTTCGCCACATTGGTCTCGCGCTGGGCGCGCGTCGCGGCGACCTTGCTCTGAAGCAGTCCCTGCTCGAGTGCCGCGAAGATGCCGCCGGCCTTCTCGATCTCCTGGAACAGCGTCCACGCCG from Bradyrhizobium genosp. L includes:
- a CDS encoding GFA family protein, which produces MTAEAPAKPVLTGGCQCGAVRFAISAAPNRISICHCRMCQKASGAPFASFADINKEDFTWTRGKPAAFKSSSIAERDFCAACGTPLSFRRIDGPRIELMTGTFDRPDRLVPTRQYGTESRLGWVVGIANLPSQTTMQNYGPEQMATIASHQHPDHD
- the scpA gene encoding methylmalonyl-CoA mutase — translated: MTRIPNFADVAFQPVATAAQAASAEPWLTPEGIPVKSVYGEADLEGIDFLETWPGIAPYLRGPYPTMYVNQPWTIRQYAGFSTAEDSNAFYRRNLAAGQKGLSVAFDLATHRGYDSDHPRVSGDVGMAGVAIDSIYDMRTLFAGIPLDQMSVSMTMNGAVLPILALFVAAAEEQGVPPEKLSGTIQNDILKEFMVRNTYIYPPTPSMRIISDIFAYTSQRMPKYNSISISGYHMQEAGATQDLELAYTLADGVEYLRAGLAAGLDVDRFAPRLSFFWAIGMNFFMEVAKMRAARLLWAKLLKPFNPKDPRSLSLRTHCQTSGWSLTAQDVFNNVMRTTIEAMAATQGHTQSLHTNALDEALALPTDFSARIARNTQLFIQQESGTNRIIDPWGGSYYVERLTRDLAAKAWGHIQEVEALGGMAKAIEAGVPKLRIEEASAKTQARIDAGRQAVIGVNKFKPENEKPIDVLKVENSTVRRLQIDKLKRLRSERNEKDVEAALAALTRSAGEGSGNLLALAIDAARVKATVGEISDAMEKVFGRHRAEIKSITGVYKREAATMSNKVEKVQELIDAFEEAEGRRPRILVAKIGQDGHDRGQKVIASAFADVGFDVDIGPLFATAEEAARQAVENDVHILGVSSLAAAHLTAVPELKAALKQHGREDIMIIIGGVVPPQDYDALYAAGAEAIFPPGTVISDAAEELIHKLNARLGHSEAAE